Proteins from a single region of Hermetia illucens chromosome 3, iHerIll2.2.curated.20191125, whole genome shotgun sequence:
- the LOC119653025 gene encoding protein claret segregational, translating to MESRLPKPSGLKKPTPVRTILPTERIKAAALANLKNGVNNQRLPLVRDLTNLTATTGFGRGATGSPDLPKTSTFTNRARLRRSRSACDIRDIEKVTRPLKRTEPTLAPIPAKATKFTSGSTANIYTATTARNGLLSRTTKPSFESTTGSQSSTSSTSSSSSVGGVKRKVATGKPATNAAPTKSMVKRIPPYDYKARFNDLLEKHKVLKEKFDEAKEQLSTLDTLPEQYEECQNTLFSVQEALKNSKTEIDCLQRQNNSQNIKIDSLTKCLHDTQEELDRLKEKYELQCKEQESMITELTELRERCAYLTELSTEQSEELTTCREQLFRANMERKELHNVVMDLRGNIRVFCRVRPPLEDEADRLLCGWNYLDEATLEIHNLEMLASGAKNKGASHEFSFDHVFHPKSTQEDVFEMVSPLIQSAMDGYNVCIFAYGQTGSGKTYTMDGVPDNVGVIPRTVDLLFESVRNYKRLGWEYEIRATFLEIYNEVLYDLLSNEQKNMEIRMAKNKTDIYVSNITEETVSTANRLRQLMQIAKMNRATAATVGNDRSSRSHAVTRIELIGRHEQKNEISIGTINLVDLAGSESPKTSIRMNETKNINRSLSELTNVILALLQKQDHIPYRNSKLTHLLMPSLGGNSKTLMFINVSPFQDCFVESVKSLRFAASVNSCKLAKAKKNKFLNTSTNNSLTM from the exons GATTTGGACGAGGAGCTACTGGTTCACCAGATTTACCAAAGACCTCTACATTCACTAACCGTGCCAGATTGCGACGTAGTCGTTCGGCGTGTGATATTCGAGACATAGAGAAAGTCACACGACCTCTCAAACGAACTGAACCAACACTGGCTCCAATTCCAGCCAAAGCTACAAAATTCACAAGTGGAAGTACTGCAAATATTTACACCGCGACAACAGCTCGAAATGGACTTCTATCGCGAACAACCAAACCGAGCTTCGAAAGCACTACTGGGTCTCAGTCGTCAACATCATCAACGTCCTCATCCTCGTCAGTGGGTGGTGTTAAACGAAAAGTGGCTACAGGAAAACCTGCAACAAATGCAGCGCCGACCAAATCAATGGTAAAACGTATACCGCCCTATGATTATAAGGCACGTTTTAATGATTTGCTTGAGAAACATAAAGTTCTTAAGGAGAAATTTGATGAAGCTAAAGAGCAGTTATCGACATTGGACACTCTACCGGAGCAATATGAAGAATGCCAAAACACGTTGTTCAGTGTACAGGAGGCATTAAAGAATTCAAAAACGGAAATAGACTGTCTGCAAAGGCAGAACAATtcgcaaaatattaaaattgattcattgACAAAGTGTTTACACGATACACAGGAAGAGTTAGATAGGTTGAAGGAGAAATATGAG CTCCAATGTAAAGAACAAGAAAGCATGATTACCGAACTCACGGAGCTAAGAGAACGGTGCGCTTATCTTACCGAATTAAGCACAGAGCAATCCGAGGAACTGACTACTTGCCGAGAGCAACTATTCCGTGCCAACATGGAACGCAAAGAACTGCACAATGTGGTTATGGATCTTCGTGGGAACATTCGAGTATTCTGCAGAGTGCGTCCTCCACTGGAGGATGAAGCAGACAGACTACTCTGCGGTTGGAATTATCTTGACGAGGCTACGTTAGAAATCCACAACTTAGAAATGCTGGCATCAGGAGCGAAAAATAAGGGTGCTAGTCATGAATTTAGTTTTGATCACGTCTTCCATCCAAAATCAACCCAAGAAGATGTTTTCGAAATGGTTTCGCCGTTGATACAGTCTGCAATGGATGGTTACAACGTTTGCATATTCGCCTATGGTCAAACAGGCAGTGGGAAAACATACACTATGGACGGCGTTCCTGATAATGTTGGAGTGATTCCGAGAACAGTTGACCTACTGTTCGAATCCGTGAGGAACTACAAACGCCTTGGTTGGGAATATGAGATCAGAGCCACGTTCCTGGAAATCTATAATGAAGTTCTCTACGATTTGCTGAGCAACGAACAGAAAAACATGGAAATTCGTatggcaaaaaataaaacggatATTTATGTGTCAAAtatcacagaagaaacagtgtCAACAGCAAACCGTCTAAGGCAGCTAATGCAAATAGCTAAAATGAACAGAGCTACCGCAGCCACAGTGGGAAACGATCGTTCATCGCGATCACATGCAGTCACAAGGATCGAACTGATCGGACGACATGAAcagaaaaatgaaatttccatTGGTACAATAAATCTTGTAGATTTGGCGGGTTCGGAGAGTCCCAAAACCAGCATACGAATGAACGAGACCAAAAACATCAACAGATCGCTAAGCGAACTGACAAATGTTATTCTGGCGCTGCTACAAAAGCAGGACCACATTCCGTATCGGAATTCCAAACTCACGCATCTCCTCATGCCTAGCTTGGGTGGAAACTCGAAGACGCTTATGTTCATCAATGTTTCTCCATTCCAAGACTGTTTCGTggagtctgtgaagtcgttaaGGTTCGCCGCGTCGGTGAACTCGTGTAAATTAGCAaaggcgaagaagaataaaTTCTTAAATACGTCGACAAATAATTCATTAACTATGTGA